The Larus michahellis chromosome 16, bLarMic1.1, whole genome shotgun sequence genome has a segment encoding these proteins:
- the ESPN gene encoding espin isoform X2 gives MALERALLAARQGDVEALRGLRAAGLLRPGLRDALGASPAHHAARAGRLAALRYLAAETALRGDARARNGATPAHDAAATGNLACLQWLLTQGGCGVQDTDNSGATILHLAARFGHHEVIDWLLRFGGSDPTAATDTGALPVHYAAAKGDFPSLRLLLGHCPSTLSAQTKTGATPLYLACQEGHLEIIQYLVQDCGADPHARAHDGMTPLHAAAQMGHNTVIVWLMSFTTVSLSERDAEGATAMHFAASRGHAKVLSWLLLHGGEITTDGWGGTPLHDAAENGELECCQILVVNGADLSVRDQDGYTAADLADYNGHGHCAQYLRTVENMSVEHRVLSRDPSADGECRQPDSGMSSPNTTASAPQARFEVGSPASTLSNYDSCHSSQSSTGEKRGGPPGAPAARVPEPALADMQAYMDMLDPETRPRGQGPAGEGPPPPPPPTFPPPPPPPPVSRPPPPPPSYPAPAPPTAPHTADIYVRAKNNLRHVESQALRQELASRESSPEGLRRADSTRRSRNFSKQPSTGEYYKHLGHGAAEQPGPRRMAHSEEASPISGDTMRNGESKPGAELPPPPPPPPLPDAACPPPPPPPPPAETPAGPRRSSSSTGSTKSFNMMSPTGDNSELLAEIKAGKSLKPTPQSKGFTTIFSGSGQAGANAESPASSPSPTRTPTPPATPEAAGPPRCLAGGSPEPVLNGSSPVPAAGAGAAAEAEALVPSHDEQGRPIPEWKRQVMVRKLQLRMQEEEEQRRKPGSRSPPPCRRGGTPGPAGQPMREEDVRHLERRLGSLRVMPEARPEEELPPLPPLPAAPAPRRPGAPRQDSPPRGSQPPALSPATREGPGAGGAAGGPGAPHDARREILGCGVSVRSLKANYEGPGAGPAPLPRVTKRKRAQPPASARRPVLEEEFGDGAPRRSRSGPGGPRERSEARKERAVLLFLQHWKQRALAAAAAAGGEERPRRAGRRRPAAGRLLARWRSVARRVPGRQIRRLSRTTGLYWPQHFLPHVGGSPLPHDSLPLDLFMLGYFQLLEMPLSPEERRFRHLLCYEMFDRLGRHSWHRVRRFHRAALERVEAGHRRWLDGFEDLVQEFFGEGPAAAAESPPEPPAAAPGGEGEPVPVPELGEFSEEDVCRFIDRSFSFWKEKEAEMSDT, from the exons aTGGCGCTGGAGCGGGCGCTGCTGGCGGCGCGGCAGGGGGACGTGGAGGCGttgcgggggctgcgggcggccggGCTGctgcggccggggctgcgggacgCCCTGGGCGCATCCCCCGCACACCACGCCGCCCGCGCCGGCCGCCTCGCCGCGCTCCGGTACCTGGCGGCAGAGACCGCGCTCCGCGGGGACGCGCGGGCGCGCAACGGGGCCACGCCGGCCCACGACGCCGCCGCCACCGGCAACCTGGCCTGTCTCCAGTGGCTGCTCACGCAGGGGGGCTGCGGCGTGCAG GACACAGACAACTCTGGTGCCACCATCCTACACCTGGCAGCCCGTTTCGGTCACCATGAGGTGATTGACTGGCTCCTTCGCTTCGGGGGCAGTGACCCCACGGCGGCCACCGACACGGGAGCGCTGCCCGTCCACTACGCTGCGGCCAAAGGGGATTTCCCTTCCCTGCGACTCCTCTTGGGACACTGCCCAAG CACACTGAGTGCCCAGACCAAGACGGGGGCCACCCCGCTGTACCTCGCCTGCCAGGAGGGCCACCTGGAGATCATCCAGTACCTGGTGCAGGACTGCGGGGCTGACCCCCACGCGCGCGCCCACGATGGCATGACCCCGCTGCACGCCGCCGCCCAGATGGGCCACAACACCGTCATCGTCTGGCTG ATGAGCTTCACGACGGTGAGCCTGTCGGAGCGGGACGCCGAGGGGGCCACGGCCATGCACTTCGCCGCCAGCCGCGGTCACGCCAAGGTGCtaagctggctgctgctgcacggCGGGGAGATCACCACCGACGGCTGGGGCGGCACGCCGCTGCACGATGCCGCTGAGAACGGCGAGCTGGAG tgcTGCCAGATCCTGGTGGTGAACGGCGCCGACCTCAGCGTGCGTGACCAGGACGGCTACACAGCGGCCGACCTGGCCGACTACAATGGCCACGGCCACTGCGCCCAGTACCTGCGCACCGTGGAGAACATG AGCGTGGAGCATCGCGTGCTGTCGCGAGACCCCTCGGCGGACGGGGAGTGCCGGCAGCCCGACTCGGGCATGTCATCGCCCAACACCACGGCGTCAGCGCCCCAGGCGCGCTTCGAGGTGGgctcccctgccagcaccctCTCCAACTACGACTCCTGCCACTCCAGCCAGTCCAGCACCGGGGAGAAGAGGGGCGGCCCCCCGGGGGCCCCCGCCGCCC gggtGCCGGAGCCGGCGCTGGCGGACATGCAGGCCTACATGGACATGCTGGACCCCGAGACACGGCCGCGGGGCCAGGGGCCGGCAGGCGAGggcccaccccccccaccaccccccaccttccccccaccgccacccccgcCCCCTGtctcccggccgcccccgccaccccccagctACCCTGCACCCgcgccccccaccgccccccacaCCGCCGACATCTACGTGCGGGCCAAGAACAACCTGCGGCACGTGGAGAGCcaggcgctgcgccaagag CTGGCATCgcgggagagcagccctgagggcctGCGCCGGGCCGACTCCACCCGGCGGTCGAGGAACTTCAGCAAGCAGCCGAGCACCGGCGAGTACTACAAGCACCTGGGGCACGGCGCGGCCGAGCAGCCCGGTCCCCGGCGAATGGCGCACAGCGAGGag GCATCGCCCATCTCGGGGGATACCATGCGCAACGGGGAGAGCAAGCCTGGCGCTGAgctgccgccaccgccaccacccccgCCACTGCCCGATGCtgcctgcccgccgcccccgccgccacccccgccgGCAGAgacccccgccggcccccgccgctccTCCTCTTCCACGGGAA gCACCAAGTCCTTCAACATGATGTCCCCCACCGGCGACAACTCGGAGCTGCTGGCTGAGATCAAGGCTGGGAAGAGCCTGAAGCCGACACCGCAGAGCAAAGGCTTCACCACCATCTTCTCCGGCAGCGGCCAGGCAGGGGCCAAC GCGGAGTCACCGGCCTCCTCCCCGTCACCCACCAGGACGCCCACCCCGCCGGCCACCCCCGAggccgccgggccgccgcgcTGCCTGGCCGGGGGCTCGCCGGAGCCGGTGCTGAACGGGAGCTcgccggtgccggcggcgggcgccggggcggcggcggaggcggaggCGCTGGTGCCGAGCCACGACGAGCAGGGCCGGCCCATCCCCGAGTGGAAGCGGCAGGTGATGGTGCGCAAGCTGCAGCTCCGcatgcaggaggaagaggaacagCGCCGCAAG CCCGGGAGCCGCTCGCCGCCCCCGTGCCGGCGCGGGGGCACGCCGGGACCCGCCGGGCAGCCGATGCGGGAGGAGGACGTGCGGCACCTGGAGAGGCGGCTGGGGAGCCTGCGGGTGATGCCGGAGGCGCGGCCGGAGGAGGAgctgccgccgctcccgccgctgcccgccgccccggcgccccggcgccccggcgccccccgccagGACTCGCCCCCCCGCGGCAGCCAGCCCCCGGCGCTGTCGCCGGCCACCCGGGagggccccggggcggggggggcggcgggcggccccggcgcccCGCACGACGCCCGGCGGGAGATCCTGGGCTGCGGCGTCTCCGTCCGCAGCCTCAAGGCCAACTACGAGGGGCCGGGGGCAGGCCCCGCGCCCCTCCCCAGGGTCACCAAGCGCAAGCGGGCGCAGCCCCCCGCCAGCGCCCGCCGGCCCGTCCTGGAGGAGGAGTTCGGGGACGGGGCACCGCGGCGGAGCCGGTCGGGACCGGGCGGCCCGCGGGAGCGCTCCGAGGCGCGCAAGGAGCGCGCAGTCCTCCTTTTCCTGCAGCACTGGAAGCAgcgggcgctggcggcggcggcggcggcgggcggggaggagcggccgcggcgggcggggaggcggcggccggcggcggggcggctgctgGCCCGCTGGAGGAGCGTGGCCCGCCGGGTGCCGGGGCGGCAGATCCGGCGGCTGAGCCGCACCACGGGGCTCTACTGGCCCCAGCACTTCTTGCCCCACGTCGGCGGGTCGCCCCTGCCCCACGACAGCCTCCCGCTCGACCTCTTCATGCTGGGCTACTTCCAGCTGCTGGAGATGCCGCTCAGCCCCGAGGAGCGGCGGTTCCGCCACCTCCTCTGCTACGAGATGTTCGACCGCCTGGGTCGCCACAGCTGGCACCGCGTCCGCCGCTTCCACCGCGCCGCGCTGGAGCGGGTGGAGGCCGGCCACCGCCGCTGGCTCGACGGCTTCGAGGACCTGGTGCAGGAGTTTTTCGGGGagggccccgccgcggcggcggagagcccgccggagccccccgcggcggcgccgggaggggagggggagccggtgccggtgccggagCTGGGCGAGTTCAGCGAGGAGGACGTCTGCCGCTTCATCGACCGCAGCTTCTCcttctggaaggagaaggaggcgGAGATGTCCGACACCTGA
- the ESPN gene encoding espin isoform X3 codes for MALERALLAARQGDVEALRGLRAAGLLRPGLRDALGASPAHHAARAGRLAALRYLAAETALRGDARARNGATPAHDAAATGNLACLQWLLTQGGCGVQDTDNSGATILHLAARFGHHEVIDWLLRFGGSDPTAATDTGALPVHYAAAKGDFPSLRLLLGHCPSTLSAQTKTGATPLYLACQEGHLEIIQYLVQDCGADPHARAHDGMTPLHAAAQMGHNTVIVWLMSFTTVSLSERDAEGATAMHFAASRGHAKVLSWLLLHGGEITTDGWGGTPLHDAAENGELECCQILVVNGADLSVRDQDGYTAADLADYNGHGHCAQYLRTVENMSVEHRVLSRDPSADGECRQPDSGMSSPNTTASAPQARFELASRESSPEGLRRADSTRRSRNFSKQPSTGEYYKHLGHGAAEQPGPRRMAHSEEASPISGDTMRNGESKPGAELPPPPPPPPLPDAACPPPPPPPPPAETPAGPRRSSSSTGRGKALRQMKSTKSFNMMSPTGDNSELLAEIKAGKSLKPTPQSKGFTTIFSGSGQAGANAESPASSPSPTRTPTPPATPEAAGPPRCLAGGSPEPVLNGSSPVPAAGAGAAAEAEALVPSHDEQGRPIPEWKRQVMVRKLQLRMQEEEEQRRKPGSRSPPPCRRGGTPGPAGQPMREEDVRHLERRLGSLRVMPEARPEEELPPLPPLPAAPAPRRPGAPRQDSPPRGSQPPALSPATREGPGAGGAAGGPGAPHDARREILGCGVSVRSLKANYEGPGAGPAPLPRVTKRKRAQPPASARRPVLEEEFGDGAPRRSRSGPGGPRERSEARKERAVLLFLQHWKQRALAAAAAAGGEERPRRAGRRRPAAGRLLARWRSVARRVPGRQIRRLSRTTGLYWPQHFLPHVGGSPLPHDSLPLDLFMLGYFQLLEMPLSPEERRFRHLLCYEMFDRLGRHSWHRVRRFHRAALERVEAGHRRWLDGFEDLVQEFFGEGPAAAAESPPEPPAAAPGGEGEPVPVPELGEFSEEDVCRFIDRSFSFWKEKEAEMSDT; via the exons aTGGCGCTGGAGCGGGCGCTGCTGGCGGCGCGGCAGGGGGACGTGGAGGCGttgcgggggctgcgggcggccggGCTGctgcggccggggctgcgggacgCCCTGGGCGCATCCCCCGCACACCACGCCGCCCGCGCCGGCCGCCTCGCCGCGCTCCGGTACCTGGCGGCAGAGACCGCGCTCCGCGGGGACGCGCGGGCGCGCAACGGGGCCACGCCGGCCCACGACGCCGCCGCCACCGGCAACCTGGCCTGTCTCCAGTGGCTGCTCACGCAGGGGGGCTGCGGCGTGCAG GACACAGACAACTCTGGTGCCACCATCCTACACCTGGCAGCCCGTTTCGGTCACCATGAGGTGATTGACTGGCTCCTTCGCTTCGGGGGCAGTGACCCCACGGCGGCCACCGACACGGGAGCGCTGCCCGTCCACTACGCTGCGGCCAAAGGGGATTTCCCTTCCCTGCGACTCCTCTTGGGACACTGCCCAAG CACACTGAGTGCCCAGACCAAGACGGGGGCCACCCCGCTGTACCTCGCCTGCCAGGAGGGCCACCTGGAGATCATCCAGTACCTGGTGCAGGACTGCGGGGCTGACCCCCACGCGCGCGCCCACGATGGCATGACCCCGCTGCACGCCGCCGCCCAGATGGGCCACAACACCGTCATCGTCTGGCTG ATGAGCTTCACGACGGTGAGCCTGTCGGAGCGGGACGCCGAGGGGGCCACGGCCATGCACTTCGCCGCCAGCCGCGGTCACGCCAAGGTGCtaagctggctgctgctgcacggCGGGGAGATCACCACCGACGGCTGGGGCGGCACGCCGCTGCACGATGCCGCTGAGAACGGCGAGCTGGAG tgcTGCCAGATCCTGGTGGTGAACGGCGCCGACCTCAGCGTGCGTGACCAGGACGGCTACACAGCGGCCGACCTGGCCGACTACAATGGCCACGGCCACTGCGCCCAGTACCTGCGCACCGTGGAGAACATG AGCGTGGAGCATCGCGTGCTGTCGCGAGACCCCTCGGCGGACGGGGAGTGCCGGCAGCCCGACTCGGGCATGTCATCGCCCAACACCACGGCGTCAGCGCCCCAGGCGCGCTTCGAG CTGGCATCgcgggagagcagccctgagggcctGCGCCGGGCCGACTCCACCCGGCGGTCGAGGAACTTCAGCAAGCAGCCGAGCACCGGCGAGTACTACAAGCACCTGGGGCACGGCGCGGCCGAGCAGCCCGGTCCCCGGCGAATGGCGCACAGCGAGGag GCATCGCCCATCTCGGGGGATACCATGCGCAACGGGGAGAGCAAGCCTGGCGCTGAgctgccgccaccgccaccacccccgCCACTGCCCGATGCtgcctgcccgccgcccccgccgccacccccgccgGCAGAgacccccgccggcccccgccgctccTCCTCTTCCACGGGAA GAGGAAAGGCGCTCAGGCAGATGAAGA gCACCAAGTCCTTCAACATGATGTCCCCCACCGGCGACAACTCGGAGCTGCTGGCTGAGATCAAGGCTGGGAAGAGCCTGAAGCCGACACCGCAGAGCAAAGGCTTCACCACCATCTTCTCCGGCAGCGGCCAGGCAGGGGCCAAC GCGGAGTCACCGGCCTCCTCCCCGTCACCCACCAGGACGCCCACCCCGCCGGCCACCCCCGAggccgccgggccgccgcgcTGCCTGGCCGGGGGCTCGCCGGAGCCGGTGCTGAACGGGAGCTcgccggtgccggcggcgggcgccggggcggcggcggaggcggaggCGCTGGTGCCGAGCCACGACGAGCAGGGCCGGCCCATCCCCGAGTGGAAGCGGCAGGTGATGGTGCGCAAGCTGCAGCTCCGcatgcaggaggaagaggaacagCGCCGCAAG CCCGGGAGCCGCTCGCCGCCCCCGTGCCGGCGCGGGGGCACGCCGGGACCCGCCGGGCAGCCGATGCGGGAGGAGGACGTGCGGCACCTGGAGAGGCGGCTGGGGAGCCTGCGGGTGATGCCGGAGGCGCGGCCGGAGGAGGAgctgccgccgctcccgccgctgcccgccgccccggcgccccggcgccccggcgccccccgccagGACTCGCCCCCCCGCGGCAGCCAGCCCCCGGCGCTGTCGCCGGCCACCCGGGagggccccggggcggggggggcggcgggcggccccggcgcccCGCACGACGCCCGGCGGGAGATCCTGGGCTGCGGCGTCTCCGTCCGCAGCCTCAAGGCCAACTACGAGGGGCCGGGGGCAGGCCCCGCGCCCCTCCCCAGGGTCACCAAGCGCAAGCGGGCGCAGCCCCCCGCCAGCGCCCGCCGGCCCGTCCTGGAGGAGGAGTTCGGGGACGGGGCACCGCGGCGGAGCCGGTCGGGACCGGGCGGCCCGCGGGAGCGCTCCGAGGCGCGCAAGGAGCGCGCAGTCCTCCTTTTCCTGCAGCACTGGAAGCAgcgggcgctggcggcggcggcggcggcgggcggggaggagcggccgcggcgggcggggaggcggcggccggcggcggggcggctgctgGCCCGCTGGAGGAGCGTGGCCCGCCGGGTGCCGGGGCGGCAGATCCGGCGGCTGAGCCGCACCACGGGGCTCTACTGGCCCCAGCACTTCTTGCCCCACGTCGGCGGGTCGCCCCTGCCCCACGACAGCCTCCCGCTCGACCTCTTCATGCTGGGCTACTTCCAGCTGCTGGAGATGCCGCTCAGCCCCGAGGAGCGGCGGTTCCGCCACCTCCTCTGCTACGAGATGTTCGACCGCCTGGGTCGCCACAGCTGGCACCGCGTCCGCCGCTTCCACCGCGCCGCGCTGGAGCGGGTGGAGGCCGGCCACCGCCGCTGGCTCGACGGCTTCGAGGACCTGGTGCAGGAGTTTTTCGGGGagggccccgccgcggcggcggagagcccgccggagccccccgcggcggcgccgggaggggagggggagccggtgccggtgccggagCTGGGCGAGTTCAGCGAGGAGGACGTCTGCCGCTTCATCGACCGCAGCTTCTCcttctggaaggagaaggaggcgGAGATGTCCGACACCTGA